The Xiphophorus couchianus chromosome 22, X_couchianus-1.0, whole genome shotgun sequence genome includes the window atatattaatcaCTCTGATTAATCACTAAGCTTCATTTTGTGagcatgaaatgtaaaaatgcacattttgaaaaaaacctttaagaaaatgtttattgccTCAAACCTTTGACAGCATAGATAGAAAAATGTAGTACAGTAGTAAATTTCTGctaaaaacttggaaatttccaagtattttctacaaaatttctgagattaatttcaagatttctgagtttattcTAGCACGTTTTTGACTTTCaaagctcagaaatgtcaaagttttttcttctaaatttttaagattaatctcaaaatagaaataactgTAAACCGTCACAGTAGGTATACGATTAATCTGCAGTATGTAATATCAATGCTCTTTAGATTAATCACATGCATTACCATTGACAGCACTAATAAacacatatttgtttaattaaactaaaaaccaAATTCACAGTAcaagtttttgtaattttgctttgttttttttggtctttctgGCAGTTTTTGTGCCCacatgataaaatgtttggACATCACTGCTTTGAATGACTGACTGCAGAAAACTGTCTTAAACCTCATATCAAAATCAACATCACTACTGTTGCATAAAGTCATATGTTATGACATTGATTacacatatttgcatttttcaatGCTAAAATACATTAACTGACATTAACTGctcaaatgacagaaaaacgtTTTTCTATCCTTTCATATAGAAAGGATAGAAAGGATTGCCACCCAGAGTCCTCTTAACAGTGGGACTCTGGGTGGCAAACCATCAAGAAACGCAACTCAGATGAATCATAAGGTTCAAATCAGATTCCAGCGTCATCCGCCTTCTGTAAACGCTTCTTACGCTGCACATTCCCGTTTATCTTACACGCAAACCAGCAACAGAAAACTCTCTCatggtgcaaatatttttgttaaatattttttttcatttcaggatCTCTCTTTAGGTTCATTGGCCCTAACTTCAGCCCTCATCATGCTAATGTCTGTTTGTGAAACTCTTAAGGAGTGGgtgtgttttcagtttattttctgtaaatgtttgccTGCAGGGAAATGAGGGAAGCTGATGAGTTTCACCCTCTAATTAAACACGACTGTCTGGTCTGATTGTTGAAGCTGCGGCTTATTAAAACGAACGGCTGAGCTGAGTCAGGAAGCCAGATAAGGCGGTGGGGCAGGGGGGCATGAGAGCTATCTATGCTAAACTGGTCGATCTCAGCGGGATGTTTGTGAAGATTAACAGGAGATTGCTTCCATTATGGCAGATAAATAGAAACCCAGAGGGGAAAGAGTTAACCAGAGGAGATCATTTTAGTCGTGTTTATGAAGAAAACCTGCAGCATTAGCGCCAAGGCGACATCTTGATGTTATTCTTAGCTTTgtaaacatacagaaaaactTGGATGATAATTCTCAGAGAAAACCGGCCCAGCATTAATTAAATATCAGTTTATTCTTATGAGTCAAACATCAATAACTGCAATATGTAAGGAAAATTAAAGCAGAATAGAAAACAGTTActtgctaaaagaaaatacaaaagacagaaaagtgtTTGAACACTTGTAGCAACATAAGTCTTTTAGCAGGAAGTTTAATTGTGATTATAGCGTTATATATGCTTTCATACAATCTccttgtttgtgtttgatgaATGCAGTCCAGATTAAAGGTATTTTCCTAGAGACTTCATTAGATCTAGTTAAgctattttttaaagcagttcCCAGCACACAGAGGGGCTTTCCCAGGAGTCTTCATTCTTGCTGCAGGGCATCTTTTATCTAAACCAGGGTCATGACCTTCAGGGAGGCTGGCTGAAATCGGCGGATCTTCTTTTTCAGGGCTCGGGAAGCTTTGATGCGGCAGGCCGTAGGCTCGGGGCGCGATGGGAGCTGTCGGAGGGGCTGCCCGGCTGCAGTGGGCCCCAGCGCCGCCTCGGCCCACACCATCCCACCCTCCGCCGCCTCGTTtatctccacctcctcctcctcctcatccagAGACAGGCTGCTGTCGGAGTCAGAGAAGAACTGGGAACTCTGGCTGGACTCGCTGTCTCCAAAGCGGTTGGTGGTGTTGTCGCTCATCTCACCCTCACTGCTTTCGGCGATGGTGGAGTGGAACAACGAGGCGCACTCAGCTGAGTACTCAGACTCACATCTGGGTGGGTAGAGGCTGGTCATGTGGAAGGGTGCTGGAGGATACCTGGCATTAAGACTTTGGAGGAACGAGTTGGAGGACATGGAGAAGTGGAAAGGGTGTGACGGTCCGATCCATTGACCTGGCTTAAGACTCCGGACCATCTGCATGCTCTCTTTTGACCTCTGGTGCTGAAGAAAGGGTGCCTGGTAAATGTCCACATCAGATTGCCATTTGGGGGTTGCCTGTCTCCTTCTTCGTTGCTCAACTGGATGCTCATACTCCATGGACTGTGGTCTACGGTTCTTGCTGAGCTTTGATGAAGTGGGGACTGGATGTGGTTTAGGGTGGCCCTTCTGGGTGATTCTGACTCCAGGACCGTAGAGACTGGACTCGGACCCGGACCGCTGTCTGTGTTCGTGTGTTTGCCAGGCGCCACCTTTCTCACTGACTTTCCCCTTTCCTGATCTCCTCTGCTCCCCTCTGGTTCCATAGCCGACCTCTTTGGTTCTTTCACCGGATAAGAAGCTGTGTTGCTGTCTCAACGCTCGGGGCTTGTCTGAGCTTTTTCGTTTGAGTTTCACAGCCTTGGATTTGCGGTCCGCTTGTCTAACCTTGACCCTCTGTGAGGAGGCAGGGACAAACTTGGCATGGACAAATTCAGGAGAGCTTGTGTGACTGCTCTGGACCTCAAAGCTTGGACTCTCTGTGCTTGACGTTTGAGCAACAAACGGTCTTTGCCAGTGACTCTTCCTCATCTCTGTCTCAACTGACTCACCGCAGTTTTTATCAGAATGATTCCTTGGCAAACctgagttttctgttttgggttTGTCGGTCTTCTTTAGGCTTGAGTGTGAAACTTCATCAGAGCTGTACTCCTTCATGACAGCACGATAGGAATACCTGCATTGAATTTCTGGGCCTCTCAGTGACTCGTGGGTCTTCCTATCGTTCAGCTCTTGGTTGGAGTATACATTACGGTTCCTGTTCTGCTCACCGTTCACTGGAAGATTTTGGTTTTTAGCTTGAGGAGGAGTTAAACTGGACTCATGTTTTTGAGACACTTCCAAagatacatttatattttcagctggCTTCCTCTGATTGCTGTCTTGTATCTCCACTGTCTCTGCACTTGCATTAATTTGGCTTTTGCTCAAGGTGCGCTGGAGGAGCTTGTCAATGTAGCCCAGGGTCTTGTTTTTGTAGCCCATTTGGAGAGAGTCGTAGCCGTTCGATGAGGCTCCTTGCCCCTCTAGGAGAACCAATTTCCTGTCTTCACCCCCCTGGAAGAAGATTGGGCTCTGGAGAGCCACAGCATGCAGGGGACTGGGGTACGGGTAAACTTCAGTGCCACCACAGGACTCCAGATTGCGCTGGAATTTGGGATCCACAGGGGAGATCTTCTGTTTCGGACACACTGGGAGTTTTTTTGTATCTGCAGATCTGAAGCAGCCCAATCCTTGAGCCATGATTCTTTCAAGATCTCctgatgcaaacaaaaacaatcatcaACTTTTGACTCCACTCATGGAAACTATGTTATTAGGCAGCAAAATATGTGTTGAGCTGCTGAGCAAAAACAAGCCATTACAACAGCAGAGgctgtctgaaataaaatgaagatgTTATTACCTGTTGACACTGGTCTCGGCCGTGTCTGATAATCTGTGCCTATGGCGCTCACTCGGATTCTGCTGCTGCCAAGATGGAGGCCAATGGTCCGTGGAGGGTTGGGCTGGCCAGGGCTCTCATCAACAGAGCGGCGGTGGAAAACATCAACCTGTGGTGGGGGGCTAACGTGGCAGCCGGTTGGGCTCAGGGGAATGAGGCTGGTCTGGGAGGATGACAGGCTCTCGCTGTAAACAGATGTGCAGGAGTTGGACCGCGAGCAAGAG containing:
- the dact2 gene encoding dapper homolog 2 encodes the protein MLSRKGSSAGTVDRGRVRERLQAALAGLQELRLLRDRHGDMVSWALQLDREEPVSALYADPVEAEEQRLEATLTALKQQLSRLRKQDVGLKTHLQQLDQQISELKLDVSKASTDQLESDSRPSSGFYELSDGGSCSRSNSCTSVYSESLSSSQTSLIPLSPTGCHVSPPPQVDVFHRRSVDESPGQPNPPRTIGLHLGSSRIRVSAIGTDYQTRPRPVSTGDLERIMAQGLGCFRSADTKKLPVCPKQKISPVDPKFQRNLESCGGTEVYPYPSPLHAVALQSPIFFQGGEDRKLVLLEGQGASSNGYDSLQMGYKNKTLGYIDKLLQRTLSKSQINASAETVEIQDSNQRKPAENINVSLEVSQKHESSLTPPQAKNQNLPVNGEQNRNRNVYSNQELNDRKTHESLRGPEIQCRYSYRAVMKEYSSDEVSHSSLKKTDKPKTENSGLPRNHSDKNCGESVETEMRKSHWQRPFVAQTSSTESPSFEVQSSHTSSPEFVHAKFVPASSQRVKVRQADRKSKAVKLKRKSSDKPRALRQQHSFLSGERTKEVGYGTRGEQRRSGKGKVSEKGGAWQTHEHRQRSGSESSLYGPGVRITQKGHPKPHPVPTSSKLSKNRRPQSMEYEHPVEQRRRRQATPKWQSDVDIYQAPFLQHQRSKESMQMVRSLKPGQWIGPSHPFHFSMSSNSFLQSLNARYPPAPFHMTSLYPPRCESEYSAECASLFHSTIAESSEGEMSDNTTNRFGDSESSQSSQFFSDSDSSLSLDEEEEEVEINEAAEGGMVWAEAALGPTAAGQPLRQLPSRPEPTACRIKASRALKKKIRRFQPASLKVMTLV